In Acidobacteriota bacterium, the following proteins share a genomic window:
- a CDS encoding guanylate kinase: MPPNRLGSVFVISAPSGAGKTTLIKKLRASVRGLVFSVSFTTRPPRAGEKNGREYFFISQQEFKRRRAHGEFVEWARVHSHYYGTSWRKLREAQEAGQDILLDIDVQGHRKLRQRIPDAVSVFVVPPSFADLEERLRHRHEDSTEVIAERLAMSRREVAHWKEYEYVIVNDRLSTAAQALRNIVLASRLRRQCQDRRVREIIGTFIGG, from the coding sequence GTGCCGCCGAACAGACTTGGCAGCGTCTTCGTGATCTCAGCCCCCTCGGGCGCTGGCAAAACCACGCTGATCAAGAAGCTGAGGGCCTCTGTACGCGGCTTGGTTTTTTCCGTTTCATTTACGACGCGGCCCCCGCGCGCAGGAGAGAAAAACGGCCGGGAGTACTTCTTTATTTCCCAGCAGGAATTCAAACGGCGAAGGGCACATGGCGAATTTGTCGAGTGGGCGCGGGTCCACAGCCACTATTATGGTACTTCCTGGCGCAAGCTGCGGGAAGCCCAGGAAGCCGGGCAGGATATTCTGCTGGATATTGACGTTCAGGGGCATAGAAAGCTGCGGCAGCGGATTCCAGATGCCGTGAGCGTGTTTGTGGTGCCACCGTCCTTCGCCGATCTCGAAGAGCGGCTCCGGCACCGCCACGAGGATTCTACTGAGGTCATTGCCGAACGTCTTGCAATGTCACGCCGGGAAGTGGCACATTGGAAGGAGTATGAGTACGTGATTGTGAATGATCGGCTCTCCACGGCTGCCCAGGCCCTCCGCAACATTGTGCTCGCTTCTCGCTTGCGCCGCCAGTGCCAGGACCGGCGCGTCAGGGAGATTATTGGAACGTTTATTGGAGGATAG
- a CDS encoding inorganic diphosphatase, which translates to MIVEIPRHSSNKYEYDKTLGVFRLDRTLYSPMHYPGDYGFIPGTLAEDNDPLDVLVSADVATFTGCMLEVRPVGLLAMVDDQGPDTKIISVPDRNPRYDQIHTIDQIFPHILTEIEHFFTIYKELEGKKTRMEGWQGPREARLAILESRKRYLEEKEKSGPGQAATSSS; encoded by the coding sequence ATGATTGTGGAAATCCCGAGGCATTCATCAAATAAATATGAATACGATAAGACGCTCGGCGTGTTTCGCCTTGACCGTACTCTTTATTCTCCGATGCACTACCCGGGCGATTACGGTTTTATCCCCGGGACCCTAGCTGAGGACAACGACCCCCTGGATGTCCTCGTCTCAGCAGACGTGGCGACCTTTACGGGGTGCATGCTGGAAGTACGCCCTGTGGGACTGCTGGCCATGGTTGATGACCAGGGACCAGACACCAAAATTATTTCGGTTCCCGACCGCAACCCCCGCTACGACCAGATTCATACCATCGACCAGATCTTCCCTCACATTCTGACGGAAATCGAACACTTCTTCACCATCTACAAAGAGCTCGAGGGCAAGAAGACACGCATGGAAGGCTGGCAAGGCCCACGGGAAGCCCGCCTGGCAATCCTGGAGAGCCGCAAGCGTTATCTCGAAGAAAAGGAAAAATCCGGCCCGGGGCAAGCCGCAACCAGTTCGTCCTGA
- the coaBC gene encoding bifunctional phosphopantothenoylcysteine decarboxylase/phosphopantothenate--cysteine ligase CoaBC, which translates to MRVVLGVTGGIAAYKAAELLRKLQDRGLDIQVVMTAGARNFVTPLTFAALSGHKVITEMFGESGEEPNVESAIEHIAVAQGIDALVIAPATANVIAKMANGIADDFLTTLCLATTAPIIVAPAMNVKMWGNQATQHNLQALRTRRIRVLEPDEGYLACGMIGSGRLASVESITRVVFETLHLRDDLRDETVLISAGPTEEPLDPVRYISNRSSGKMGYALAEACRRRGATVTLVSGPTRLPAPAGVTVENVRTTAEMREAMLRSLDRATMVLMAAAVVDFAPAGVVTEKIRKRQGDLHLELKPTEDILAEISLRHRAHQLIVGFAAETNRLLENAAAKVREKNLDMIVANDVTQAGAGFDSDTNIVTLVFADGQVKPLEKMSKFDVANVILDEAIGLRSKRAAAGKR; encoded by the coding sequence ATGCGTGTGGTGCTGGGAGTTACGGGCGGAATAGCAGCCTACAAGGCGGCGGAACTGCTCCGTAAGCTTCAAGACCGCGGTTTGGACATTCAGGTCGTGATGACGGCGGGAGCGCGCAACTTTGTAACCCCACTCACTTTCGCAGCACTCTCCGGGCACAAAGTCATCACGGAAATGTTTGGCGAAAGCGGTGAAGAGCCTAACGTCGAGAGCGCCATCGAGCACATTGCAGTGGCGCAAGGGATCGATGCCCTGGTCATCGCGCCCGCAACCGCAAACGTCATCGCCAAAATGGCCAACGGCATTGCTGACGATTTCCTTACCACGCTTTGTCTGGCGACGACAGCTCCGATCATTGTCGCCCCCGCCATGAATGTCAAGATGTGGGGCAACCAGGCAACGCAGCATAACCTGCAGGCCCTGCGCACGCGTCGCATTCGAGTTCTCGAGCCCGATGAAGGCTACCTGGCATGCGGCATGATCGGTTCGGGGCGCCTGGCGTCGGTCGAATCAATTACCCGGGTTGTTTTTGAAACTCTCCACCTTCGCGATGATTTGAGGGACGAAACGGTCTTAATCAGCGCCGGACCAACTGAAGAGCCGCTGGATCCTGTTCGATACATCTCCAACCGTTCTTCCGGCAAGATGGGTTATGCACTGGCCGAGGCCTGCCGAAGGCGTGGCGCCACGGTAACTCTGGTCAGCGGTCCCACACGGCTGCCTGCGCCTGCCGGCGTCACCGTTGAAAATGTGCGCACCACAGCCGAGATGAGGGAAGCGATGCTCCGCTCCCTTGACCGGGCAACAATGGTTCTGATGGCTGCCGCCGTGGTTGACTTTGCGCCGGCGGGCGTCGTAACCGAAAAGATCAGGAAGCGCCAGGGCGATCTCCACCTTGAACTTAAACCCACGGAGGATATTCTTGCAGAGATTTCGCTGCGGCATAGAGCCCATCAGCTCATCGTCGGCTTTGCCGCCGAAACCAACCGCTTGCTTGAGAACGCTGCCGCGAAGGTGCGCGAAAAGAACCTGGACATGATCGTGGCCAACGATGTGACGCAGGCCGGCGCGGGATTCGATTCCGACACCAACATTGTCACGCTTGTTTTTGCCGACGGCCAGGTGAAGCCGCTTGAAAAGATGAGCAAGTTCGATGTGGCGAACGTGATTCTTGACGAAGCGATCGGGCTGCGGTCAAAACGCGCGGCGGCAGGCAAGCGCTAA
- the rpoZ gene encoding DNA-directed RNA polymerase subunit omega, with product MELPNNIDSKFRYILIAAKRARQLQSGVRPLVQTQTKRATKIAQQEVSSGLIPFEVIQAKAEDGNN from the coding sequence ATGGAGTTACCCAACAACATTGACAGTAAATTTCGCTACATTCTCATCGCTGCCAAGCGGGCCCGGCAGCTTCAATCAGGAGTGAGACCGCTGGTGCAGACGCAGACGAAAAGGGCCACCAAAATCGCTCAGCAGGAAGTTTCTTCCGGCCTGATCCCATTCGAAGTAATTCAAGCGAAAGCAGAGGACGGTAACAATTAA
- a CDS encoding uracil-DNA glycosylase: protein MDERQRRKVATMLEFYEDLGIEEFYIGRAGIAKVASDRGRAISGDGARRSASAEVKHGPRPQTSNVGFEKPPAAQSKQAAALQTTAAPGPMAQSMSLFETSSQAMAPREDETLEQIREDLGDCHRCRLASGRHTIVFGQGNPHADLVFVGEGPGADEDAQGLPFVGRAGRLLNRMIELAGMKREDVYICNIVKCRPPNNRTPLPDEIETCSPFLLRQIRTIKPRLVCCLGAPAVKTLLGVKEGITKIRGQFYDFQGTKALPTFHPAYVLRNPREEKILREDFQKIVEFLASLH, encoded by the coding sequence ATGGACGAACGCCAAAGAAGAAAAGTAGCAACGATGCTTGAGTTCTACGAGGACTTGGGCATCGAGGAGTTCTATATCGGCCGGGCGGGGATCGCGAAGGTGGCTTCGGACCGCGGACGCGCCATCTCTGGCGATGGCGCAAGGCGTAGCGCCTCTGCAGAAGTAAAACATGGCCCTCGGCCGCAGACGTCAAATGTTGGGTTTGAGAAGCCTCCGGCCGCGCAATCCAAGCAGGCCGCTGCGCTGCAGACGACCGCAGCCCCTGGCCCTATGGCACAATCGATGAGCTTGTTTGAAACTTCATCTCAGGCAATGGCCCCGCGCGAGGATGAAACTCTAGAACAGATCCGCGAAGACCTGGGTGACTGCCATCGCTGTCGCCTGGCTTCCGGCCGCCACACAATTGTCTTCGGCCAGGGCAATCCACACGCCGACCTGGTTTTTGTGGGTGAAGGGCCGGGCGCTGACGAAGACGCCCAAGGACTTCCTTTTGTGGGTCGTGCCGGCCGGCTGCTGAACCGGATGATCGAGCTCGCGGGAATGAAGCGTGAGGATGTTTACATTTGTAACATCGTGAAGTGCCGCCCGCCCAACAATCGGACTCCGCTTCCGGACGAAATTGAAACCTGCTCGCCCTTTCTGCTGCGCCAAATCAGGACGATCAAGCCTCGCCTGGTGTGCTGCCTGGGGGCTCCGGCTGTCAAGACGCTCCTCGGGGTCAAGGAAGGCATTACGAAGATTCGCGGACAGTTTTATGACTTCCAAGGCACAAAAGCCCTGCCAACATTTCATCCAGCATACGTTCTCCGCAATCCTCGTGAGGAGAAGATCCTTCGCGAAGATTTTCAGAAGATCGTTGAATTCCTGGCCTCGCTCCACTGA